One genomic region from Prevotella sp. Rep29 encodes:
- a CDS encoding GSCFA domain-containing protein, protein MDFRTIVKIAQADFAIEPFEQMLFVGSCFADSIGKRFQEEHFRVTVNPFGVMYNPVSILHTIERVGDGQTRWRVAVLTLGTNHVYVEKATGEVVDNCGKRPAHLFEERELTVGECVDHLSRAIDILRERDGVEKVIVTVSPIRYAKYGFHGSQLSKAVLLLATDELAKKYPDVVTYFPAYEIVNDELRDYRFYASDMLHPSEQAVEYIWERLSNTYFSAKTRHFIEEYRPVKAALAHRPFHPESAEYQQFMTKTQEKLDALKKKYPEMDA, encoded by the coding sequence ATGGATTTCAGAACCATTGTCAAGATAGCGCAGGCAGACTTCGCCATAGAGCCGTTTGAGCAGATGCTGTTCGTAGGCTCGTGCTTTGCCGACAGCATCGGGAAACGCTTTCAGGAAGAGCATTTCCGGGTAACGGTCAATCCTTTCGGAGTGATGTATAACCCCGTCAGCATCCTCCACACCATCGAGCGGGTGGGAGACGGGCAGACGCGGTGGCGCGTGGCAGTGCTGACGCTGGGCACGAATCATGTGTATGTGGAAAAGGCAACAGGAGAGGTGGTGGACAACTGCGGCAAGCGTCCTGCCCATCTGTTTGAGGAGCGGGAACTGACGGTCGGCGAATGTGTGGACCATCTCTCCCGGGCGATAGACATACTGCGTGAACGCGATGGGGTGGAGAAGGTGATTGTGACGGTCAGTCCCATCCGTTATGCGAAGTATGGGTTTCATGGCAGTCAGTTGTCGAAAGCCGTCCTCTTGCTTGCAACCGATGAACTGGCGAAGAAATATCCCGACGTGGTGACCTATTTCCCGGCTTATGAGATTGTGAACGACGAACTGCGCGACTATCGTTTCTATGCTTCCGACATGCTGCACCCTTCCGAGCAGGCGGTGGAATACATCTGGGAGCGACTCTCCAATACCTATTTTAGTGCAAAAACCCGCCATTTCATCGAGGAATACCGCCCCGTAAAAGCGGCTTTGGCGCACCGTCCGTTCCATCCCGAATCGGCAGAATATCAGCAGTTCATGACAAAGACACAAGAGAAACTGGATGCGTTAAAGAAGAAATATCCAGAAATGGACGCTTAA
- a CDS encoding glycerate kinase has product MKIIVAIDSFKGCLSSAEANAAAQSGVLAACPDAEVVDIPVSDGGEGWLDAYRIAVGGEMVSVRVCDPLMRQTDCCYLRKDDLAVIETARAIGLTLLKAEERNPLTATSYGVGQLVADAIRRGCRRFVIGLGGSGTSDAGKGMLQALSDAFGREDLYCVSALKDLQFTLATDVTNPLCGPQGAAHVFGPQKGATPEMVVELDRRAAAFAEQSAKHCGHDCSLAAGAGAAGGLGYAFMQYLRAGCRSGIDLLLDAVGFDKQVEGANLVVTGEGRADGQTLMGKLPHGIMLRASRYHVPTLLIAGKVTDRQMLLDAGFAYVESINPPTLSLEEAMEKAVAAQNIRKLMERFFRLRS; this is encoded by the coding sequence ATGAAAATCATTGTTGCGATAGACTCATTTAAAGGTTGCCTGTCATCGGCAGAAGCCAATGCGGCTGCTCAGTCAGGTGTTCTTGCTGCCTGTCCCGATGCGGAGGTGGTGGACATTCCCGTGAGTGATGGGGGTGAAGGATGGCTGGATGCTTACCGTATTGCCGTCGGCGGGGAAATGGTGAGCGTCCGGGTGTGCGACCCGTTGATGCGGCAGACAGATTGTTGCTATCTGCGGAAAGACGACCTGGCTGTGATAGAAACGGCACGTGCTATCGGTCTGACCTTGCTCAAGGCGGAGGAGCGCAACCCGTTGACTGCCACCAGTTACGGAGTGGGACAACTGGTTGCCGATGCTATCCGCAGAGGCTGTCGCCGTTTTGTCATCGGACTGGGAGGCAGCGGCACGAGCGATGCGGGAAAGGGCATGCTTCAAGCCCTTTCAGATGCTTTCGGGAGAGAAGATTTGTATTGTGTTTCGGCGCTGAAAGACCTGCAGTTCACCCTTGCTACGGACGTGACGAATCCGCTTTGCGGTCCGCAAGGTGCAGCCCATGTCTTTGGTCCGCAGAAAGGTGCAACGCCTGAGATGGTGGTCGAGCTCGACCGACGGGCAGCGGCTTTCGCTGAACAGTCGGCAAAGCATTGCGGTCACGACTGTTCGTTAGCTGCCGGTGCTGGTGCTGCCGGCGGTTTGGGTTATGCGTTCATGCAATATTTGCGTGCCGGGTGTCGGTCGGGTATCGACTTGTTGCTCGATGCCGTAGGGTTTGATAAACAGGTGGAGGGCGCCAATCTGGTGGTTACCGGTGAGGGGCGTGCCGACGGACAGACGCTGATGGGAAAACTGCCGCACGGAATCATGTTGCGGGCATCGCGATATCACGTTCCAACACTATTGATTGCCGGAAAGGTCACCGACCGTCAAATGTTGCTTGATGCAGGCTTTGCCTACGTGGAGAGCATCAATCCACCCACACTTTCCTTAGAAGAAGCGATGGAAAAAGCGGTGGCGGCGCAAAATATCCGTAAGTTGATGGAGCGTTTTTTCAGGCTGAGATCATAA
- a CDS encoding bifunctional fucokinase/fucose-1-phosphate guanylyltransferase encodes MKKLLSLPPHVVDCFHDITGLPGREWFCTSDPVDRKLGSGGGTAWLLKEAFNAEKGAGADSDFMQWLGGEQRILLHAGGQSRRLPSYAPSGKILTPMPVFRWERGQQLSQNLLSLQLPLYEQMMAAAPKSLHTMIVSGDVYIRATEPLLPIPDADVVCYGLWLDSTIASHHGVFVCDRRRPNELKCMLQKPTVQTLGELQKDHFYLTDIGVWLLSDRAVEVLMRKSRKGDEIDFYDLYTDFGGALGACPTLKDADVNPLRVAVVPLQGGEFYHFGTSRELISSMLAVQNLTNDQRRVLHHSLKPHPAMFVQNAETWVTITEKNHHLWVENSCVSEKWTLEHDHVITGVPDNAWQIELTAGQCVDIVPIGETQYAVRPYGMDDTFRGAVTSMDTTFIGKPFPTWAEERRIDLTAIEQGDDLQRARIFPVVNNESDAGLVLRWMLNEPFQDGGRMIWNMSSRLSADEIAAQANLRRLNDQRRENRGKCLPFLAKNHRHNIFYQLDLEDTARQFVEHNVAVPHPLSDDEPLMTRIHDAMFRSEMTRLKGTGGEDDERKAFSLLSEGLTSAVAMARQAPRLSVCSDQIVWGRSPVRIDLAGGWTDTPPFCLMEGGSVVNIAIELNGQPPLQAYVRPSAERKIVLRSIDMGAMEQVTTYEQLADFQKVGSPFSIPKAALALAGFLPAYSEEHFSSLDEQLNAFGAGIEVTLLSAIPAGSGLGTSSLLASTVLGALNDFCGLGWDKNEIGRQTLVLEQLLTTGGGWQDQFGGLLHGVKLLQTEQGFEQSPVVHWLPDTLFTNPEYRHLHLLYYTGITRTAKKILAEIVRKMFLNQHAELALLREMKAHAHCLYEALQRNQFEELGRLVRKTWQQNQLLDSGTNPENVQQLTAMVDDLCLGYKLPGAGGGGYLYMIAKDDEAAARIRQLLTDHPLNSNARFVDMALSNSGLQVSRS; translated from the coding sequence ATGAAGAAATTGCTGTCTCTGCCACCGCATGTGGTAGATTGTTTTCACGATATCACCGGACTTCCCGGGCGGGAATGGTTCTGCACGAGTGACCCCGTCGATAGGAAACTGGGGTCGGGCGGTGGCACGGCGTGGCTGTTGAAAGAGGCTTTCAATGCAGAAAAAGGTGCTGGCGCTGACAGCGATTTTATGCAGTGGCTGGGCGGTGAGCAGCGAATCCTGCTCCATGCCGGCGGTCAAAGCCGGCGGCTGCCCTCGTATGCGCCGTCGGGAAAGATACTGACCCCGATGCCGGTGTTCCGTTGGGAGCGCGGACAGCAGTTGTCGCAAAACCTGCTCTCGCTGCAGTTGCCGCTCTATGAGCAGATGATGGCAGCTGCTCCGAAGTCGTTGCACACGATGATTGTCAGCGGCGATGTCTATATCCGTGCCACCGAGCCGCTGTTACCGATACCCGATGCCGATGTGGTGTGCTATGGGTTGTGGCTTGACAGCACCATTGCCAGTCACCACGGAGTGTTCGTCTGCGACCGTCGGCGTCCCAACGAACTGAAGTGCATGCTTCAGAAACCTACCGTGCAGACACTGGGCGAGCTGCAGAAAGACCATTTCTATCTGACCGATATTGGGGTGTGGCTGCTCAGCGACCGTGCCGTGGAGGTGCTGATGCGGAAGAGCAGGAAGGGAGACGAAATTGATTTCTATGACCTTTATACCGATTTCGGCGGTGCGTTAGGCGCTTGTCCTACGTTGAAAGATGCCGACGTGAATCCGTTGCGCGTGGCGGTCGTGCCATTGCAGGGCGGCGAGTTCTATCATTTCGGTACGTCGCGCGAACTGATTTCCTCGATGCTTGCCGTGCAGAATCTGACCAACGACCAGCGGCGGGTGCTCCATCACTCGCTCAAACCCCATCCTGCCATGTTTGTGCAGAATGCCGAAACGTGGGTCACCATCACCGAAAAGAACCACCATCTGTGGGTGGAGAACAGTTGTGTGAGTGAGAAGTGGACACTGGAACACGACCACGTGATTACCGGTGTGCCCGACAATGCCTGGCAGATAGAACTGACAGCCGGGCAGTGTGTGGATATCGTGCCGATAGGCGAGACGCAATATGCCGTCCGTCCGTATGGCATGGATGATACTTTCCGCGGTGCCGTCACGTCGATGGACACCACGTTCATCGGCAAACCCTTCCCCACATGGGCGGAAGAGCGGCGGATAGACCTTACAGCCATTGAGCAGGGCGATGACTTACAGCGGGCACGCATCTTCCCAGTGGTGAACAATGAGAGCGATGCCGGACTGGTGCTCCGGTGGATGCTCAACGAGCCGTTCCAAGACGGTGGACGGATGATTTGGAACATGTCGTCCCGACTGAGTGCCGACGAGATTGCCGCACAAGCCAACCTCAGGCGATTGAACGACCAGCGGCGGGAGAATCGTGGCAAGTGTCTGCCCTTCCTCGCGAAGAACCACCGCCACAACATTTTCTATCAGCTCGACCTCGAGGACACGGCGCGGCAGTTCGTGGAGCACAACGTAGCTGTTCCACACCCGCTGAGCGACGATGAGCCGCTGATGACGCGCATCCACGACGCGATGTTCCGCTCGGAGATGACAAGACTGAAAGGAACGGGCGGCGAAGACGACGAGCGGAAAGCCTTCTCGCTGCTGAGCGAGGGACTGACCTCTGCCGTTGCGATGGCAAGACAGGCACCGCGCCTGTCTGTCTGCTCCGACCAGATTGTGTGGGGACGCTCACCCGTGCGCATCGACCTTGCCGGCGGATGGACCGATACGCCCCCGTTCTGCCTGATGGAAGGCGGCAGCGTGGTCAATATCGCCATCGAACTCAACGGGCAACCGCCCCTGCAAGCCTACGTACGCCCTTCTGCCGAGCGGAAGATTGTGTTGCGCAGTATCGATATGGGAGCCATGGAGCAAGTGACGACCTATGAACAACTGGCTGATTTCCAGAAGGTGGGTAGCCCGTTCTCCATCCCGAAGGCAGCACTGGCGCTCGCCGGGTTCCTTCCCGCCTATTCGGAAGAACATTTCAGCAGTCTCGACGAGCAGTTGAACGCCTTCGGAGCCGGTATCGAGGTGACTCTCCTGTCGGCTATCCCCGCAGGCAGCGGACTCGGAACCAGCAGTCTGCTGGCATCCACCGTGCTCGGGGCACTGAACGACTTTTGCGGTCTGGGATGGGACAAAAACGAGATTGGCAGGCAGACCCTTGTCTTGGAACAACTGCTGACGACCGGCGGTGGATGGCAAGACCAGTTCGGCGGACTGCTGCACGGCGTGAAGCTGTTGCAGACCGAACAGGGATTCGAGCAGAGTCCGGTGGTGCACTGGCTGCCCGACACGCTGTTTACCAATCCTGAATACCGCCATCTGCATCTTCTATATTATACGGGCATCACGCGGACAGCCAAGAAAATACTTGCTGAAATCGTTCGGAAAATGTTCCTCAACCAGCATGCCGAACTGGCACTGCTGCGCGAGATGAAGGCACACGCCCATTGTCTGTATGAGGCGTTGCAGCGCAATCAGTTTGAGGAATTGGGACGACTGGTGCGGAAAACGTGGCAGCAGAACCAACTCTTGGACAGCGGAACGAATCCCGAGAATGTGCAGCAGCTCACGGCGATGGTCGATGACCTGTGCTTGGGCTATAAGTTGCCCGGTGCCGGCGGTGGCGGTTATCTCTACATGATAGCCAAAGACGATGAGGCGGCAGCCCGTATCCGCCAGCTGCTCACCGACCATCCGCTGAACAGCAACGCCCGCTTCGTGGATATGGCGCTGAGTAACAGTGGGTTGCAAGTGAGCAGGAGTTGA